From a region of the Triticum aestivum cultivar Chinese Spring chromosome 7D, IWGSC CS RefSeq v2.1, whole genome shotgun sequence genome:
- the LOC123166227 gene encoding protein enabled homolog isoform X6: MRHHSRLLPARCHPRLLSARRHPRTLPARRRTLLLPWSAATPLPLPSSRARRCRRLPQSATAPPPPPTGPVVPSPVSPHPDLLEAHRILPHGRFPRLSRRPNRCSSRAPPLGAPAVRTPTWPLPRTQRASAPAYFPREVASASAWMDGFRKVSFLPGWSELQIPSGPREPAISASSSPLPLGITSSPNASSAPSDRPQREVRHGGNKTARQCAFLQHIRRKKKQHEVPVDYLIGQAKCNRRSSSAATRQTPSKKDLPLSLLMGPQFVRNQIQPFDPLLFVGVIFKKNWIL, from the exons ATGCGCCACCACTCCCGCCTCCTTCCGGCGCGCTGTCATCCCCGCCTTCTTTCGGCGCGCCGTCATCCCCGCACCCTACCGGCGCGCCGCCGGACCCTCCTTCTTCCCTGGAGCGCCGCCACCCCGCTGCCGCTGCCATCTTCCCGAGCGCGCCGTTGCCGCCGTCTTCCCCAGagtgccaccgccccgccacccccGCCCACGGGACCAGTGGTCCCATCACCGGTCTCCCCCCACCCAGATCTGTTGGAGGCGCACCGGATCCTGCCTCACGGCCGGTTCCCGCGACTCAGCCGCCGCCCCAACCGCTGCAGTAGCCGAGCACCTCCACTAGGTGCCCCGGCGGTTCGGACCCCCACCTGGCCCCTCCCTCGAACCCAGCGAGCCTCCGCCCCGGCCTACTTCCCGCGCGAggtcgcctccgcctccgcctggaTGGATGGATTCAGGAAGGTATCCTTCCTCCCTGGGTGGAGCGAGCTGCAGATCCCGTCCGGCCCTCGGGAACCGGccatctccgcctcctcctcgccgctgcCGCTGGGGATCACGTCTTCACCAAACGCGAGCTCCGCCCCATCCGACCGACCGCAAAGGG AGGTACGACATGGCGGAAACAAAACTGCACGGCAATGTGCATTTCTGCAACACATCAG ACGGAAGAAAAAGCAACATGAAGTTCCT GTAGATTATCTTATAGGACAGGCGAAATGCAACAGAAGAAGCTCCTCCGCTGCTACTCGCCAAACTCCAAGCAAAAAGGACCTTCCACTTTCCTTGCTAATG GGGCCTCAGTTTGTTCGGAATCAGATACAACCATTTGATCCATTATTGTTCGTGGGCgtcatatttaaaaaaaattggattttGTAA
- the LOC123166227 gene encoding protein enabled homolog isoform X2, with protein sequence MRHHSRLLPARCHPRLLSARRHPRTLPARRRTLLLPWSAATPLPLPSSRARRCRRLPQSATAPPPPPTGPVVPSPVSPHPDLLEAHRILPHGRFPRLSRRPNRCSSRAPPLGAPAVRTPTWPLPRTQRASAPAYFPREVASASAWMDGFRKVSFLPGWSELQIPSGPREPAISASSSPLPLGITSSPNASSAPSDRPQREVRHGGNKTARQCAFLQHIRRKKKQHEVPVCIKLLSLIFCRICSFYGTVHGDYLQGLCPLQVDYLIGQAKCNRRSSSAATRQTPSKKDLPLSLLMGPQFVRNQIQPFDPLLFVGVIFKKNWIL encoded by the exons ATGCGCCACCACTCCCGCCTCCTTCCGGCGCGCTGTCATCCCCGCCTTCTTTCGGCGCGCCGTCATCCCCGCACCCTACCGGCGCGCCGCCGGACCCTCCTTCTTCCCTGGAGCGCCGCCACCCCGCTGCCGCTGCCATCTTCCCGAGCGCGCCGTTGCCGCCGTCTTCCCCAGagtgccaccgccccgccacccccGCCCACGGGACCAGTGGTCCCATCACCGGTCTCCCCCCACCCAGATCTGTTGGAGGCGCACCGGATCCTGCCTCACGGCCGGTTCCCGCGACTCAGCCGCCGCCCCAACCGCTGCAGTAGCCGAGCACCTCCACTAGGTGCCCCGGCGGTTCGGACCCCCACCTGGCCCCTCCCTCGAACCCAGCGAGCCTCCGCCCCGGCCTACTTCCCGCGCGAggtcgcctccgcctccgcctggaTGGATGGATTCAGGAAGGTATCCTTCCTCCCTGGGTGGAGCGAGCTGCAGATCCCGTCCGGCCCTCGGGAACCGGccatctccgcctcctcctcgccgctgcCGCTGGGGATCACGTCTTCACCAAACGCGAGCTCCGCCCCATCCGACCGACCGCAAAGGG AGGTACGACATGGCGGAAACAAAACTGCACGGCAATGTGCATTTCTGCAACACATCAG ACGGAAGAAAAAGCAACATGAAGTTCCTGTCTGCATCAAACTGCTTTCACTTATATTCTGCCGAATTTGTTCCTTCTATGGGACTGTACATGGGGATTATCTACAAGGGTTATGTCCTCTGCAGGTAGATTATCTTATAGGACAGGCGAAATGCAACAGAAGAAGCTCCTCCGCTGCTACTCGCCAAACTCCAAGCAAAAAGGACCTTCCACTTTCCTTGCTAATG GGGCCTCAGTTTGTTCGGAATCAGATACAACCATTTGATCCATTATTGTTCGTGGGCgtcatatttaaaaaaaattggattttGTAA
- the LOC123166227 gene encoding protein enabled homolog isoform X1: MRHHSRLLPARCHPRLLSARRHPRTLPARRRTLLLPWSAATPLPLPSSRARRCRRLPQSATAPPPPPTGPVVPSPVSPHPDLLEAHRILPHGRFPRLSRRPNRCSSRAPPLGAPAVRTPTWPLPRTQRASAPAYFPREVASASAWMDGFRKVSFLPGWSELQIPSGPREPAISASSSPLPLGITSSPNASSAPSDRPQREVRHGGNKTARQCAFLQHIRRKKKQHEVPVCIKLLSLIFCRICSFYGTVHGDYLQGLCPLQVDYLIGQAKCNRRSSSAATRQTPSKKDLPLSLLMVSNSKMSKRGLSLFGIRYNHLIHYCSWASYLKKIGFCKVCG, from the exons ATGCGCCACCACTCCCGCCTCCTTCCGGCGCGCTGTCATCCCCGCCTTCTTTCGGCGCGCCGTCATCCCCGCACCCTACCGGCGCGCCGCCGGACCCTCCTTCTTCCCTGGAGCGCCGCCACCCCGCTGCCGCTGCCATCTTCCCGAGCGCGCCGTTGCCGCCGTCTTCCCCAGagtgccaccgccccgccacccccGCCCACGGGACCAGTGGTCCCATCACCGGTCTCCCCCCACCCAGATCTGTTGGAGGCGCACCGGATCCTGCCTCACGGCCGGTTCCCGCGACTCAGCCGCCGCCCCAACCGCTGCAGTAGCCGAGCACCTCCACTAGGTGCCCCGGCGGTTCGGACCCCCACCTGGCCCCTCCCTCGAACCCAGCGAGCCTCCGCCCCGGCCTACTTCCCGCGCGAggtcgcctccgcctccgcctggaTGGATGGATTCAGGAAGGTATCCTTCCTCCCTGGGTGGAGCGAGCTGCAGATCCCGTCCGGCCCTCGGGAACCGGccatctccgcctcctcctcgccgctgcCGCTGGGGATCACGTCTTCACCAAACGCGAGCTCCGCCCCATCCGACCGACCGCAAAGGG AGGTACGACATGGCGGAAACAAAACTGCACGGCAATGTGCATTTCTGCAACACATCAG ACGGAAGAAAAAGCAACATGAAGTTCCTGTCTGCATCAAACTGCTTTCACTTATATTCTGCCGAATTTGTTCCTTCTATGGGACTGTACATGGGGATTATCTACAAGGGTTATGTCCTCTGCAGGTAGATTATCTTATAGGACAGGCGAAATGCAACAGAAGAAGCTCCTCCGCTGCTACTCGCCAAACTCCAAGCAAAAAGGACCTTCCACTTTCCTTGCTAATGGTGAGCAACTCAAAGATGTCTAAAAG GGGCCTCAGTTTGTTCGGAATCAGATACAACCATTTGATCCATTATTGTTCGTGGGCgtcatatttaaaaaaaattggattttGTAAAGTTTGCGGTTAA
- the LOC123166227 gene encoding protein enabled homolog isoform X3, with amino-acid sequence MRHHSRLLPARCHPRLLSARRHPRTLPARRRTLLLPWSAATPLPLPSSRARRCRRLPQSATAPPPPPTGPVVPSPVSPHPDLLEAHRILPHGRFPRLSRRPNRCSSRAPPLGAPAVRTPTWPLPRTQRASAPAYFPREVASASAWMDGFRKVSFLPGWSELQIPSGPREPAISASSSPLPLGITSSPNASSAPSDRPQREVRHGGNKTARQCAFLQHIRRKKKQHEVPVCIKLLSLIFCRICSFYGTVHGDYLQGLCPLQVDYLIGQAKCNRRSSSAATRQTPSKKDLPLSLLMVSNSKMSKRRIFNTKIYDLA; translated from the exons ATGCGCCACCACTCCCGCCTCCTTCCGGCGCGCTGTCATCCCCGCCTTCTTTCGGCGCGCCGTCATCCCCGCACCCTACCGGCGCGCCGCCGGACCCTCCTTCTTCCCTGGAGCGCCGCCACCCCGCTGCCGCTGCCATCTTCCCGAGCGCGCCGTTGCCGCCGTCTTCCCCAGagtgccaccgccccgccacccccGCCCACGGGACCAGTGGTCCCATCACCGGTCTCCCCCCACCCAGATCTGTTGGAGGCGCACCGGATCCTGCCTCACGGCCGGTTCCCGCGACTCAGCCGCCGCCCCAACCGCTGCAGTAGCCGAGCACCTCCACTAGGTGCCCCGGCGGTTCGGACCCCCACCTGGCCCCTCCCTCGAACCCAGCGAGCCTCCGCCCCGGCCTACTTCCCGCGCGAggtcgcctccgcctccgcctggaTGGATGGATTCAGGAAGGTATCCTTCCTCCCTGGGTGGAGCGAGCTGCAGATCCCGTCCGGCCCTCGGGAACCGGccatctccgcctcctcctcgccgctgcCGCTGGGGATCACGTCTTCACCAAACGCGAGCTCCGCCCCATCCGACCGACCGCAAAGGG AGGTACGACATGGCGGAAACAAAACTGCACGGCAATGTGCATTTCTGCAACACATCAG ACGGAAGAAAAAGCAACATGAAGTTCCTGTCTGCATCAAACTGCTTTCACTTATATTCTGCCGAATTTGTTCCTTCTATGGGACTGTACATGGGGATTATCTACAAGGGTTATGTCCTCTGCAGGTAGATTATCTTATAGGACAGGCGAAATGCAACAGAAGAAGCTCCTCCGCTGCTACTCGCCAAACTCCAAGCAAAAAGGACCTTCCACTTTCCTTGCTAATGGTGAGCAACTCAAAGATGTCTAAAAG GAGGATATTCAATACCAAGATTTATGATTTGGCATAA
- the LOC123166227 gene encoding protein enabled homolog isoform X5 has translation MRHHSRLLPARCHPRLLSARRHPRTLPARRRTLLLPWSAATPLPLPSSRARRCRRLPQSATAPPPPPTGPVVPSPVSPHPDLLEAHRILPHGRFPRLSRRPNRCSSRAPPLGAPAVRTPTWPLPRTQRASAPAYFPREVASASAWMDGFRKVSFLPGWSELQIPSGPREPAISASSSPLPLGITSSPNASSAPSDRPQREVRHGGNKTARQCAFLQHIRRKKKQHEVPVCIKLLSLIFCRICSFYGTVHGDYLQGLCPLQVDYLIGQAKCNRRSSSAATRQTPSKKDLPLSLLMEDIQYQDL, from the exons ATGCGCCACCACTCCCGCCTCCTTCCGGCGCGCTGTCATCCCCGCCTTCTTTCGGCGCGCCGTCATCCCCGCACCCTACCGGCGCGCCGCCGGACCCTCCTTCTTCCCTGGAGCGCCGCCACCCCGCTGCCGCTGCCATCTTCCCGAGCGCGCCGTTGCCGCCGTCTTCCCCAGagtgccaccgccccgccacccccGCCCACGGGACCAGTGGTCCCATCACCGGTCTCCCCCCACCCAGATCTGTTGGAGGCGCACCGGATCCTGCCTCACGGCCGGTTCCCGCGACTCAGCCGCCGCCCCAACCGCTGCAGTAGCCGAGCACCTCCACTAGGTGCCCCGGCGGTTCGGACCCCCACCTGGCCCCTCCCTCGAACCCAGCGAGCCTCCGCCCCGGCCTACTTCCCGCGCGAggtcgcctccgcctccgcctggaTGGATGGATTCAGGAAGGTATCCTTCCTCCCTGGGTGGAGCGAGCTGCAGATCCCGTCCGGCCCTCGGGAACCGGccatctccgcctcctcctcgccgctgcCGCTGGGGATCACGTCTTCACCAAACGCGAGCTCCGCCCCATCCGACCGACCGCAAAGGG AGGTACGACATGGCGGAAACAAAACTGCACGGCAATGTGCATTTCTGCAACACATCAG ACGGAAGAAAAAGCAACATGAAGTTCCTGTCTGCATCAAACTGCTTTCACTTATATTCTGCCGAATTTGTTCCTTCTATGGGACTGTACATGGGGATTATCTACAAGGGTTATGTCCTCTGCAGGTAGATTATCTTATAGGACAGGCGAAATGCAACAGAAGAAGCTCCTCCGCTGCTACTCGCCAAACTCCAAGCAAAAAGGACCTTCCACTTTCCTTGCTAATG GAGGATATTCAATACCAAGATTTATGA
- the LOC123166227 gene encoding protein enabled homolog isoform X4 — translation MRHHSRLLPARCHPRLLSARRHPRTLPARRRTLLLPWSAATPLPLPSSRARRCRRLPQSATAPPPPPTGPVVPSPVSPHPDLLEAHRILPHGRFPRLSRRPNRCSSRAPPLGAPAVRTPTWPLPRTQRASAPAYFPREVASASAWMDGFRKVSFLPGWSELQIPSGPREPAISASSSPLPLGITSSPNASSAPSDRPQREVRHGGNKTARQCAFLQHIRRKKKQHEVPVDYLIGQAKCNRRSSSAATRQTPSKKDLPLSLLMVSNSKMSKRGLSLFGIRYNHLIHYCSWASYLKKIGFCKVCG, via the exons ATGCGCCACCACTCCCGCCTCCTTCCGGCGCGCTGTCATCCCCGCCTTCTTTCGGCGCGCCGTCATCCCCGCACCCTACCGGCGCGCCGCCGGACCCTCCTTCTTCCCTGGAGCGCCGCCACCCCGCTGCCGCTGCCATCTTCCCGAGCGCGCCGTTGCCGCCGTCTTCCCCAGagtgccaccgccccgccacccccGCCCACGGGACCAGTGGTCCCATCACCGGTCTCCCCCCACCCAGATCTGTTGGAGGCGCACCGGATCCTGCCTCACGGCCGGTTCCCGCGACTCAGCCGCCGCCCCAACCGCTGCAGTAGCCGAGCACCTCCACTAGGTGCCCCGGCGGTTCGGACCCCCACCTGGCCCCTCCCTCGAACCCAGCGAGCCTCCGCCCCGGCCTACTTCCCGCGCGAggtcgcctccgcctccgcctggaTGGATGGATTCAGGAAGGTATCCTTCCTCCCTGGGTGGAGCGAGCTGCAGATCCCGTCCGGCCCTCGGGAACCGGccatctccgcctcctcctcgccgctgcCGCTGGGGATCACGTCTTCACCAAACGCGAGCTCCGCCCCATCCGACCGACCGCAAAGGG AGGTACGACATGGCGGAAACAAAACTGCACGGCAATGTGCATTTCTGCAACACATCAG ACGGAAGAAAAAGCAACATGAAGTTCCT GTAGATTATCTTATAGGACAGGCGAAATGCAACAGAAGAAGCTCCTCCGCTGCTACTCGCCAAACTCCAAGCAAAAAGGACCTTCCACTTTCCTTGCTAATGGTGAGCAACTCAAAGATGTCTAAAAG GGGCCTCAGTTTGTTCGGAATCAGATACAACCATTTGATCCATTATTGTTCGTGGGCgtcatatttaaaaaaaattggattttGTAAAGTTTGCGGTTAA